One stretch of Geitlerinema sp. PCC 9228 DNA includes these proteins:
- a CDS encoding chemotaxis protein CheW → MVGNSDFETGSGPDQDPEFQELETPEGELHLRFYIQSNNEFAIPATGIKEVIAQSPETITPIPNVSPLLLGTLNVRGRIVWVADLGQFLGDVHPLKMDRSEISVIAVEDQDTILGLAVEGIVGMAWLDLEQLQAPQSAPDSMAPFVKGEWTMGSEEAPHQIRLLDQVSILRSARWAA, encoded by the coding sequence ATGGTAGGCAATTCAGACTTTGAAACCGGTTCCGGTCCCGATCAAGACCCGGAATTTCAAGAACTAGAAACCCCAGAAGGGGAGTTACATCTGCGGTTTTATATTCAATCCAACAATGAATTTGCAATTCCCGCCACCGGTATCAAAGAAGTGATTGCCCAATCTCCCGAAACCATCACCCCGATTCCCAATGTTTCGCCTTTATTATTGGGAACTCTAAACGTGCGTGGTCGCATCGTTTGGGTGGCCGATCTCGGTCAATTTCTTGGAGACGTTCATCCGCTCAAAATGGACAGGAGCGAAATCTCAGTGATCGCTGTAGAAGATCAAGACACTATACTAGGATTAGCCGTAGAAGGCATTGTAGGCATGGCCTGGTTGGATTTGGAACAACTACAAGCTCCCCAAAGCGCTCCAGATAGTATGGCACCCTTCGTCAAAGGAGAGTGGACGATGGGCTCGGAAGAAGCTCCGCATCAAATTCGGTTGCTGGATCAAGTAAGCATCCTACGTTCGGCGCGTTGGGCAGCATAA
- a CDS encoding response regulator encodes MSKVLVVEDSVTQREMISSLLRESGLSVAEAGDGVEALEKIQQSSPDLVVLDIVMPRMNGYELCRRLKADAETKHVPIVMCSSKGEEFDRYWGMKQGADAYIAKPFQPTELVGTVKQLLRG; translated from the coding sequence ATGAGTAAAGTTCTGGTCGTGGAAGACAGCGTCACTCAGCGAGAAATGATCTCTAGCCTCCTGCGGGAAAGTGGGTTAAGCGTAGCAGAAGCCGGCGACGGCGTCGAAGCTTTGGAGAAAATCCAACAATCCAGTCCCGATCTAGTGGTTCTCGATATTGTCATGCCCCGCATGAATGGTTACGAACTGTGTCGGCGACTCAAAGCCGATGCCGAAACCAAGCACGTTCCCATTGTTATGTGTTCTTCTAAAGGAGAAGAATTTGACCGCTACTGGGGCATGAAACAAGGTGCCGATGCTTATATTGCCAAACCGTTTCAGCCCACCGAATTGGTGGGAACGGTCAAGCAGCTCCTACGCGGCTAA